One Turneriella parva DSM 21527 genomic region harbors:
- a CDS encoding sensor histidine kinase produces the protein MRVIAHDLNGPLTGMNLTLQACRKLATNDSMRKLLDALGNDLTSATDLLEELKSLNRRDTFRMQKIDLVAEMRSLIDQVQSNPRVPIIIDLADSKEKLTIAGDISRLRRAWQNIIRNTIDAAEARKGGDRTSLQISLKRSGGSARIRFSDNGGGIDRRRIARLFEPFYTTKGEKNRGLGLFIARKIAIEHNGKIRVVSKKPMTRVTIDLPLMP, from the coding sequence GTGCGAGTCATTGCGCATGATCTCAATGGCCCGCTGACGGGCATGAATCTGACACTTCAGGCGTGCCGTAAACTGGCGACGAATGATTCGATGCGCAAGCTGCTCGATGCGCTGGGTAACGACCTCACTTCTGCCACAGACCTGCTCGAAGAACTCAAATCACTCAACCGCCGCGACACCTTTCGTATGCAGAAGATTGATCTTGTCGCCGAGATGAGGTCGCTCATCGACCAGGTGCAGTCGAATCCGCGTGTGCCGATAATCATTGATCTCGCCGATTCGAAAGAGAAGCTGACCATCGCCGGAGATATTTCCCGTTTGCGTCGCGCCTGGCAAAATATTATTCGCAATACGATCGACGCTGCCGAAGCTCGCAAGGGCGGCGATCGCACCTCGCTGCAGATTTCGCTGAAGCGTTCTGGCGGTTCGGCGCGCATCCGCTTCTCAGACAACGGCGGAGGTATAGACCGGCGCAGAATTGCGCGCCTGTTCGAGCCTTTTTATACGACGAAAGGTGAGAAGAACCGTGGCCTGGGGCTCTTTATTGCCCGCAAGATTGCGATTGAGCATAATGGAAAAATTCGCGTTGTTTCGAAGAAGCCGATGACGCGCGTGACGATCGACCTGCCTCTGATGCCATGA
- the speE gene encoding polyamine aminopropyltransferase translates to MADKKRDDLLVETLNPDMGYFFRTSKKLYETRTKFQDLEIHELPRHGRMLRLDGVFQTSDRDEFLYHEPLAHVGGMTIDGPKTALVIGGGDGGAAEEFLKYKTIEKVVMVELDGGVVDACKEYIPGICGDAFKSPKLDLRIEDGIKYVFETTEKFDQVLLDLTDPFGPSIELYTHEFYAQISKIMTDRGILSLHIESPITRPELFSKLFWTLKSVFPIVKPMTNYVPLYGTLWGFALASKTQDPTSVDKKTLAERIAKHNLPQLQFYNEDTHHSLFALPNYVREMIKAEQQPIRKGDTLPVPAGSKRNLYLTEAEG, encoded by the coding sequence ATGGCAGACAAAAAACGCGACGATCTTTTGGTCGAAACCCTCAATCCCGACATGGGCTATTTCTTTCGCACGAGCAAGAAGCTCTACGAAACCCGGACGAAATTTCAAGATCTCGAAATTCATGAACTGCCGCGCCATGGTCGTATGCTGCGCCTCGACGGTGTTTTTCAGACTTCAGACCGTGATGAGTTTTTGTATCACGAACCGTTGGCGCACGTCGGCGGCATGACAATCGACGGCCCCAAGACTGCGCTTGTGATCGGTGGCGGCGACGGCGGTGCGGCTGAAGAGTTTCTCAAGTACAAGACAATCGAGAAGGTTGTCATGGTTGAACTCGACGGTGGAGTGGTTGACGCGTGTAAAGAATACATCCCCGGTATTTGCGGTGACGCATTCAAGAGCCCCAAGCTCGACCTGCGCATCGAAGACGGCATTAAATACGTGTTCGAAACGACAGAAAAGTTTGATCAGGTGCTGCTCGACCTGACAGACCCGTTTGGTCCGTCGATTGAGCTCTATACGCACGAGTTCTACGCACAGATTTCGAAGATCATGACCGACCGCGGCATTCTCAGCCTGCATATCGAATCACCGATCACGCGCCCTGAGCTCTTCAGCAAGCTTTTCTGGACATTAAAATCAGTTTTCCCGATTGTGAAGCCGATGACGAATTATGTCCCCTTGTATGGCACGCTGTGGGGTTTTGCGCTCGCGAGCAAAACACAAGACCCAACATCGGTCGACAAAAAGACTCTGGCGGAGCGCATCGCGAAACACAACCTGCCGCAGCTTCAGTTCTATAACGAAGACACACACCACTCACTCTTTGCCCTGCCGAATTATGTTCGCGAAATGATAAAGGCGGAGCAACAACCGATTCGCAAAGGCGATACGCTGCCGGTGCCTGCAGGCTCGAAACGAAACCTGTATCTCACCGAAGCCGAGGGCTGA
- the aceB gene encoding malate synthase A, which produces MLKLPAGVTIATDALQKTDAKFSEILTTEALEFVAKLSRQFEARRQELLAARVKRAKALEAGEKPDFLKSTAKIRGGDWKVAPLPKDLECRRVEITGPVDRKMVINALNSGADSYMTDFEDSNTPNWQNQINGQINLRDAIRRQIDFESGGKQYKLNQKTATLLVRPRGWHLDEKHIQIDGKRISGGIFDFGLFFFHNAKELIARGSGPYFYLPKMESHLEARLWNDVFVMAQKELGIPNGTIRATVLIETILAAFEMDEILYELKDHSAGLNAGRWDYIFSCIKKFKNDKNFCLANRSLVTMTSPFMRSYALLLLKTCHKRGAPAIGGMSALIPIKNDAAANEKALAGVKADKARDAGDGYDGGWVAHPGLVDLAMQEWKKVLGTKPNQIDKQRDDVNVVAADLLNFQPEAPITEQGLRYNINVGIHYLGSWLAGNGCVPIHNLMEDAATAEISRSQVWQWIRSAKGVLDDGRKISEDLVRALIPDELEKVKEVTGGGPTYDQAARIFVDMSTSADFAEFLTLPLYERI; this is translated from the coding sequence ATGTTGAAATTACCTGCCGGTGTGACCATTGCCACCGATGCCCTGCAAAAGACCGATGCAAAATTCAGTGAAATTCTCACGACAGAAGCGCTAGAGTTTGTCGCGAAACTTAGCCGCCAGTTCGAAGCACGCCGCCAAGAACTGCTCGCCGCGCGAGTGAAAAGAGCGAAGGCACTCGAGGCAGGTGAAAAGCCAGATTTTCTCAAGAGCACCGCCAAAATTCGCGGCGGCGACTGGAAGGTTGCGCCCCTGCCGAAAGACCTCGAATGCCGGCGCGTCGAGATCACGGGTCCGGTTGATCGCAAAATGGTCATCAACGCGCTCAACTCAGGCGCTGACAGCTACATGACCGACTTCGAAGATTCGAACACGCCCAACTGGCAAAACCAGATCAACGGACAGATCAACCTGCGCGATGCGATTCGCCGGCAAATCGATTTTGAATCGGGCGGCAAGCAATACAAGCTCAACCAAAAGACAGCGACTCTGCTCGTGCGCCCGCGCGGCTGGCACCTCGATGAGAAGCACATTCAGATCGACGGCAAAAGAATTTCGGGCGGCATTTTCGATTTTGGCCTGTTCTTTTTTCACAACGCGAAAGAGCTGATCGCGCGGGGCAGCGGGCCATACTTCTATCTGCCGAAAATGGAGTCGCACCTCGAAGCACGCCTGTGGAACGACGTTTTCGTGATGGCGCAGAAAGAACTCGGCATACCGAACGGCACAATTCGCGCGACCGTGCTCATCGAAACAATTCTCGCCGCGTTCGAGATGGATGAAATTCTGTACGAACTCAAAGACCACAGCGCCGGCCTCAATGCCGGCAGATGGGATTATATTTTTTCGTGCATCAAGAAATTCAAGAACGACAAGAACTTTTGCCTGGCGAACCGTTCTCTGGTGACGATGACATCCCCCTTTATGCGCAGCTATGCGCTGCTGCTGCTCAAGACCTGCCATAAACGCGGGGCGCCGGCGATTGGCGGCATGAGCGCGCTGATACCGATCAAGAACGATGCGGCGGCGAATGAAAAAGCACTGGCCGGGGTCAAAGCCGATAAAGCGCGAGATGCTGGCGATGGCTATGACGGCGGCTGGGTTGCGCACCCGGGCCTCGTCGACCTCGCGATGCAAGAATGGAAAAAGGTATTGGGCACGAAACCCAACCAGATCGACAAACAGCGTGATGATGTGAATGTTGTGGCGGCAGACCTCTTGAATTTTCAACCCGAAGCGCCGATCACTGAACAGGGCCTTCGGTATAATATCAACGTCGGCATTCACTACCTCGGCTCATGGCTTGCGGGTAATGGCTGTGTGCCGATTCACAACCTCATGGAAGACGCGGCGACCGCCGAGATTTCACGCTCGCAGGTCTGGCAGTGGATTCGCTCTGCCAAGGGTGTGCTCGACGACGGCCGCAAGATCAGCGAAGACCTTGTGCGCGCACTGATACCCGACGAGCTCGAGAAGGTTAAAGAGGTAACCGGCGGCGGGCCCACTTACGACCAGGCAGCGCGTATCTTCGTCGATATGTCGACCTCGGCAGACTTTGCGGAGTTTCTGACCCTGCCGCTATACGAACGTATCTAA
- a CDS encoding tRNA-uridine aminocarboxypropyltransferase, giving the protein MTTLPEKQRDLCLTCNRSRATCFCKYTQPFETRTRFLILMHPREFKRQRTGTGRVTHLSLLNSEILVGVDFSQHERLNQILQSADYFPALLFPVAESLDAASPQFRAAALGRTPLVIILDATWSSARKMLRSSANLQTLPRLSFTADNASRFVIKRQPRDFCLSTIEAAYRTLDALDSSGVEDLRGRHSALMQTLDQIVEFQLRCTADPNLVSHRI; this is encoded by the coding sequence ATGACGACGTTGCCAGAAAAGCAGCGCGATCTCTGCCTCACCTGCAACCGTTCGCGTGCTACATGTTTCTGCAAATACACGCAGCCGTTTGAAACGCGCACGCGCTTTCTCATCTTAATGCACCCCCGCGAGTTTAAGCGCCAGCGCACGGGTACTGGCCGTGTCACGCACCTCTCGCTCTTGAATTCAGAAATTCTCGTGGGTGTGGATTTCTCACAACACGAAAGGCTGAATCAGATATTGCAGTCGGCAGACTATTTTCCCGCGCTGCTTTTTCCTGTTGCAGAGTCTCTTGACGCTGCTTCACCGCAGTTTCGCGCGGCGGCTTTAGGCCGAACGCCGCTGGTGATCATTCTTGATGCAACCTGGTCGAGCGCCCGCAAGATGCTGCGGTCGAGCGCAAACCTGCAGACTCTGCCCAGGTTGAGCTTTACCGCAGACAATGCATCTCGCTTCGTCATCAAGCGCCAACCCCGTGATTTCTGCCTGTCGACTATTGAGGCCGCATACCGCACGCTCGACGCGCTCGATTCGTCGGGGGTTGAAGACCTTCGGGGCAGGCACAGCGCGCTCATGCAGACGCTCGACCAGATCGTCGAATTTCAGCTGCGCTGTACCGCCGACCCGAATTTAGTTTCACATCGTATTTGA
- a CDS encoding putative sulfate/molybdate transporter translates to MRFDRHELAGSFGDIGTDLPLLIGMIAAGGLDAGHVFLVFGSLQILSGIYYRLPMPMQPLKAMAVIVIAGKLSPGIIYGGGVAIGVTMLALTATGLLARVAALFPLAVVRGIQFGLGLSLALLAVRSYIWPSGVMGWYAAAGGFFIMLILWQNRRLPAGLVLVAAAVLYGALTQNTPTALATSWRADWLTFQLPSATDIATGFLLLALPQLPLSLANSVVATRQTCADLFPDRDVSIRKIGVTYGVANLVSASFGGVPVCHGSGGLVGHHNFGARTGASVVIYGAIFVTAALLFGHRAKDVLALFPLSVLGVILTFEAFGLMRLARLTEPAKWAQFVTLATGLVCAMAPHGFLVGSVTGITLYHAPNLWRKVRP, encoded by the coding sequence ATGCGATTTGACCGACACGAACTAGCCGGCAGCTTCGGCGACATCGGCACTGATCTGCCGTTGCTCATCGGCATGATCGCCGCTGGCGGTCTCGACGCGGGCCACGTGTTTCTTGTATTTGGCTCGCTACAGATTCTTTCGGGCATCTATTACCGTCTGCCGATGCCGATGCAGCCTCTGAAGGCGATGGCGGTTATCGTGATTGCGGGCAAGCTATCCCCCGGCATTATTTACGGCGGTGGTGTTGCGATCGGTGTCACGATGCTTGCGCTCACGGCGACCGGTCTGCTCGCGAGGGTGGCGGCGCTGTTTCCGCTGGCGGTGGTGCGGGGTATTCAATTCGGTCTCGGTCTTTCTCTGGCGTTGCTTGCAGTGCGCAGCTATATTTGGCCTTCTGGCGTGATGGGTTGGTACGCAGCAGCAGGGGGATTTTTCATCATGCTGATTCTCTGGCAGAATCGCCGTCTGCCCGCTGGCCTCGTACTCGTCGCCGCAGCGGTTCTCTATGGCGCGCTGACTCAAAACACGCCCACAGCCCTCGCAACCAGCTGGCGCGCCGACTGGCTTACATTTCAGCTACCCTCTGCAACCGACATTGCCACGGGATTTCTTTTGCTGGCGCTGCCGCAGTTGCCATTGTCGCTCGCCAATTCAGTTGTCGCAACGCGGCAGACCTGTGCTGATCTTTTTCCCGATCGCGATGTCAGCATACGCAAAATTGGTGTCACGTATGGTGTCGCGAATCTTGTTTCAGCGAGTTTCGGCGGAGTTCCGGTATGCCACGGTAGCGGAGGCCTTGTCGGGCACCATAATTTCGGCGCACGCACGGGCGCTTCTGTTGTCATCTATGGAGCGATCTTTGTGACCGCGGCATTGCTTTTTGGGCACAGGGCAAAAGACGTGCTCGCGCTTTTTCCCTTGTCGGTTCTCGGAGTGATACTTACCTTCGAAGCCTTTGGGCTCATGCGTCTGGCACGGCTGACAGAACCGGCAAAATGGGCGCAGTTTGTCACTCTCGCCACAGGTCTCGTGTGTGCGATGGCTCCTCATGGTTTTCTGGTTGGCAGCGTTACGGGTATTACTTTGTACCATGCGCCGAATTTGTGGCGCAAGGTTCGGCCATGA
- a CDS encoding 7TM diverse intracellular signaling domain-containing protein — protein sequence MLTRRYLTTVVAVFYAGYPLTAAAPVQWDSPSQKIEIGRNFSYYEDTAKNKTIAQVSAGEFAGNFVDSTTDTLNFGQTNNDYWLKVTFERKSDAPRSRVLEIDQSNIDIVEFYAPVAVGKFEVQAAGMLYPFGARQIKNRNFVFAIELAPGEQKTFYIRARTCGGLILPFVFWDKETFTDYNANVQHGLGFYYGIMLVMILYNLFIYFSVRDVSYFYYVCYITGLLWLQLVLTGHGFQYIWPNGTWLQRNSYILSSNFMLASVLMFSKRFLNTKELVPRLDKAFKITIGFLTFLFFTPLVLSPEITTKATLAVTIPPVVMVLAAAIIAFVKKYRPARFFLLAFTVLQLAGIIVVLKFTNVLGSNVFTDYGLYFGSALEVVLLSIALADRINIMKTEKEEAQRKTLEMQKILTESYARFVPRDFLANLGKDSILDVKLGDQIQKNMAILFSDIRSFTTLSENMTPEENFNFINSYLGRMSPIIQRHGGFIDKFIGDAIMALFQKSVVDAVGAGVEMQLYLKEYNAYRTGKGYKPIEIGIGVHTGSLMLGTIGAEDRLEGTVISDTVNLASRIETLTKVYGSRIAVSETTILEIKPLQKFHFRFLDRVTVKGKTKPVGVYEIIDGDEEKTRELKLKTMDDYMQAVKAFHERRFADARAAFARVLRVNPGDRPSLIYESRLAAS from the coding sequence ATGCTCACGCGAAGATACCTGACGACTGTGGTGGCAGTTTTTTACGCCGGGTACCCGCTCACCGCCGCCGCACCCGTTCAGTGGGATTCCCCATCACAGAAGATTGAAATTGGCAGAAATTTTTCGTATTACGAAGATACCGCGAAAAACAAAACAATAGCGCAGGTTTCTGCCGGCGAGTTTGCCGGCAATTTCGTCGATTCGACGACTGACACGCTTAACTTCGGGCAAACCAACAACGACTATTGGCTGAAGGTGACTTTCGAGCGAAAAAGCGATGCCCCGCGCTCGCGCGTGCTCGAAATCGACCAGAGCAATATCGACATTGTCGAGTTTTACGCGCCCGTCGCCGTGGGAAAATTCGAGGTACAGGCAGCAGGTATGCTCTACCCGTTTGGCGCGCGCCAAATCAAGAACCGCAACTTTGTGTTCGCGATTGAACTCGCGCCGGGCGAACAGAAAACCTTTTATATTCGCGCGCGAACCTGCGGCGGCCTGATTCTGCCATTCGTTTTTTGGGATAAAGAAACGTTCACCGACTACAACGCCAACGTGCAGCACGGGCTGGGGTTCTATTACGGTATTATGCTGGTGATGATTCTCTATAACCTGTTCATTTATTTTTCGGTGAGAGACGTCAGCTATTTCTATTACGTGTGTTATATCACCGGGCTCTTGTGGCTGCAGCTCGTGCTCACCGGCCACGGATTTCAGTACATCTGGCCGAATGGCACCTGGCTGCAGCGCAATTCGTATATCTTGTCGTCGAACTTTATGCTGGCTTCGGTGCTGATGTTCTCAAAACGCTTTCTGAATACCAAAGAACTGGTTCCCCGACTCGATAAGGCGTTCAAAATAACAATAGGATTTCTCACGTTCTTATTCTTCACGCCGCTCGTTTTATCTCCCGAAATCACAACCAAAGCCACGCTCGCAGTGACGATACCACCCGTTGTCATGGTTTTGGCAGCCGCAATCATTGCATTCGTAAAGAAATACCGCCCCGCCCGTTTTTTCTTGCTCGCTTTCACGGTGCTGCAACTCGCCGGTATCATTGTTGTACTCAAGTTCACCAACGTGCTCGGCTCAAATGTTTTTACCGACTATGGCCTGTACTTCGGTTCTGCGCTCGAGGTTGTGCTGCTGTCGATCGCGCTGGCCGACCGCATCAACATCATGAAGACCGAAAAAGAAGAGGCACAGCGTAAGACTCTCGAGATGCAAAAGATACTGACCGAATCTTACGCCCGGTTTGTACCCCGCGACTTTCTCGCAAACCTCGGCAAAGATTCGATTCTTGACGTGAAGCTCGGCGACCAGATTCAGAAGAACATGGCGATTCTTTTCAGCGACATCAGGTCTTTCACGACACTCTCAGAAAACATGACACCCGAAGAAAATTTTAACTTTATCAATTCATACCTCGGACGCATGAGCCCGATTATCCAGAGGCATGGTGGGTTCATCGATAAGTTTATCGGCGATGCGATCATGGCCTTGTTTCAGAAATCGGTGGTCGATGCAGTCGGCGCGGGTGTCGAAATGCAGCTCTACCTCAAAGAATACAATGCGTACAGAACTGGCAAAGGTTACAAACCCATCGAAATCGGCATCGGAGTCCATACGGGTTCTCTGATGCTCGGCACGATTGGCGCCGAAGACCGCCTCGAAGGCACTGTCATCTCTGACACTGTCAACCTCGCCTCACGCATTGAGACGCTGACAAAGGTCTATGGCTCGCGCATTGCGGTGAGCGAAACAACGATTCTGGAGATCAAACCGCTGCAAAAGTTTCACTTTCGTTTTCTCGACCGCGTGACCGTAAAGGGAAAGACCAAGCCGGTGGGTGTCTACGAAATTATCGACGGTGATGAAGAAAAAACACGCGAGCTAAAACTCAAGACGATGGATGACTATATGCAGGCGGTAAAGGCGTTTCATGAGCGGCGGTTCGCCGATGCCAGGGCGGCCTTTGCGCGCGTGCTGAGGGTAAACCCCGGCGACCGGCCCTCGCTGATTTATGAAAGCCGTTTGGCAGCCTCGTAG
- the uraH gene encoding hydroxyisourate hydrolase — translation MKSISTHILDVSRGRPAAGVHVKLDHLSQGDFKRAAVGVTDADGRIRDWQFTLVAGTWRIRFETAAYFENLKEPYFYPYVEIVFDVHDASQHYHVPLLLSAYGFSTYRGS, via the coding sequence ATGAAATCAATCAGCACGCACATTCTCGATGTCTCGCGCGGCAGACCTGCAGCGGGGGTGCACGTCAAACTTGACCATCTGTCACAGGGGGATTTCAAGCGTGCTGCAGTGGGCGTGACTGACGCAGATGGCCGCATCAGAGACTGGCAGTTTACGCTCGTCGCAGGTACCTGGCGCATTCGTTTTGAGACCGCGGCCTACTTTGAAAATCTGAAAGAGCCGTACTTTTACCCGTACGTCGAAATTGTTTTTGATGTGCACGATGCGAGCCAGCACTACCACGTGCCATTGCTGCTCAGTGCTTACGGTTTTTCGACCTACCGGGGCAGCTGA
- the uraD gene encoding 2-oxo-4-hydroxy-4-carboxy-5-ureidoimidazoline decarboxylase → MVIETFNSLSEAEARQLLADCNACETWFERVVSARPFKDVTQLKSHASLSWQNLSESDYLQAFEAHPMIGDVDSLRKKYASTKAMASGEQSGAAAADEQTLGELATLNKSYLQKFGFIFIVFATGKSAAEMLALLKARIGNSREEEIRNAAAEQLKITLLRIDKLFN, encoded by the coding sequence ATGGTCATCGAAACTTTCAATTCTCTTTCTGAAGCTGAAGCAAGACAGCTGCTTGCAGACTGCAACGCCTGTGAAACCTGGTTTGAACGCGTGGTATCGGCGCGGCCATTCAAAGATGTCACCCAGCTAAAATCTCACGCCTCATTGAGCTGGCAGAACCTGAGCGAATCAGATTATTTGCAGGCATTCGAGGCACACCCGATGATCGGCGATGTCGATTCTCTGCGCAAAAAATACGCCTCGACCAAAGCGATGGCTTCGGGTGAGCAGTCGGGTGCTGCAGCTGCCGACGAGCAGACTCTCGGCGAACTTGCCACACTCAACAAAAGCTATTTGCAGAAATTCGGGTTTATCTTTATCGTGTTCGCGACGGGCAAATCGGCCGCTGAAATGCTGGCGCTGCTAAAGGCACGCATAGGCAATTCGCGAGAAGAAGAAATCAGAAATGCGGCAGCTGAGCAATTGAAGATCACGTTGCTCAGAATCGATAAGCTATTCAATTAA
- the allE gene encoding (S)-ureidoglycine aminohydrolase, which produces MTPLHTALTRSRITSDHALITPESHVQLSPPGWEKASVVYFISPQMGANFTMFMGTFEAGGSVKRNLGDNEILGYVLEGEGDLATSQNSSLKEGSFFFLPPATEFTVKAKQQSRVLFFEKMYEPLAGVNPPLAIISHESKITKEPFLGDPGALLQVLMPMSADFDMGVNIFEFAPGGTLPNVENHYMEHGLYVLQGQGVYRLSESWYPVHKDDAIWMAPYCLQWFVASGKQSTKYIYYKDMNRPPLTGS; this is translated from the coding sequence ATGACACCACTGCATACAGCACTCACGCGCAGCCGCATCACCAGCGACCACGCGCTCATTACCCCCGAAAGCCATGTGCAGCTTTCGCCGCCGGGCTGGGAAAAGGCAAGCGTTGTCTATTTTATTTCACCGCAGATGGGTGCGAACTTCACCATGTTCATGGGAACATTCGAAGCGGGTGGTTCGGTGAAGCGAAACCTAGGCGATAACGAGATTCTGGGTTATGTGCTCGAAGGCGAGGGGGATTTAGCAACTAGCCAAAACTCCTCTCTGAAAGAGGGCTCATTCTTTTTTCTGCCACCGGCTACCGAATTTACAGTCAAGGCGAAGCAGCAGAGCCGCGTGCTGTTTTTTGAAAAGATGTATGAACCTCTCGCAGGGGTAAATCCCCCTTTGGCAATCATATCGCACGAGAGCAAAATCACCAAAGAACCTTTTCTGGGCGACCCGGGCGCGCTGTTGCAGGTCTTGATGCCGATGAGTGCGGATTTCGACATGGGGGTGAATATTTTCGAGTTCGCTCCGGGAGGCACGCTGCCGAATGTCGAAAACCACTACATGGAACATGGGCTCTACGTTCTGCAGGGCCAGGGCGTCTATCGGCTGTCAGAGAGCTGGTACCCCGTGCACAAAGACGACGCGATCTGGATGGCGCCCTATTGCCTGCAATGGTTCGTCGCCTCGGGCAAACAGAGCACGAAATATATCTATTATAAGGATATGAATCGGCCGCCCCTGACAGGTTCCTGA
- a CDS encoding GNAT family N-acetyltransferase — protein sequence MNKYALSTDRATAIHCLSSDVFAHLMTLKMLTLFPQACVTTTYREGDSWSCLTLLDISASGWDSQKYPNQESVVFLDGNNEQFLKIAFENAPKKNVIFKVHDSFSRSQVAQLPGIEQTYSFLSYSTSAIPKKSLQSVSRVQVCAELTAEAIDGFEQNAYTQEELQYHFQNGARWLRLDVGGACVSQCLVFQNFNLVWEIGGVFTPPALRRKGYAKKVVNAAIRYLRLRNRLPRYQFEAANQGSRALAESVGLNHVLTVDHFKI from the coding sequence ATGAACAAATATGCGCTATCCACTGATCGGGCCACAGCGATTCACTGCCTCTCGTCTGACGTTTTTGCCCACTTGATGACACTGAAAATGCTCACGCTTTTTCCGCAGGCATGTGTCACAACCACCTATCGCGAAGGCGACAGTTGGTCATGTCTGACCCTGCTTGACATCAGCGCATCGGGTTGGGATAGCCAGAAATATCCGAATCAAGAAAGTGTCGTTTTTCTCGACGGCAACAACGAGCAATTTCTCAAAATCGCATTCGAGAATGCACCCAAAAAAAACGTCATATTTAAAGTGCACGATTCTTTTAGCAGATCGCAAGTAGCCCAACTGCCGGGAATAGAGCAGACATACTCGTTTCTATCGTATAGCACATCAGCTATCCCCAAAAAATCGCTACAATCAGTCTCGCGAGTTCAGGTATGTGCCGAACTGACTGCAGAGGCAATTGACGGCTTTGAACAGAACGCCTACACCCAAGAAGAGTTGCAATATCACTTTCAAAACGGAGCGCGGTGGTTGCGCCTCGATGTCGGTGGTGCTTGCGTCTCGCAATGCCTCGTATTTCAGAATTTCAATCTCGTCTGGGAGATCGGCGGCGTCTTTACGCCGCCCGCACTGCGGCGAAAGGGGTATGCCAAAAAAGTCGTGAATGCAGCCATACGCTATTTGCGTCTTCGGAATAGGCTGCCGAGATACCAGTTTGAAGCCGCCAACCAGGGTTCGCGTGCATTGGCTGAAAGCGTGGGCTTAAATCACGTTCTGACCGTAGACCACTTCAAAATATAG
- a CDS encoding alpha/beta hydrolase → MTNGTSKELFLSEIKAQIITKKKNVLLGVSFGALVAQDIASAVSAETLIVISSATEQAEIPRFYKGSLAKFVLRMMPNRLLNKPNFLINHMFSVQTNDGQKTLGDIIRDTDPTFIRWAIAYLQQWQKPNLSTVKHIYRIHGEGDRIFPNVNAAPETSFVHGGHFAIYETADEVNRCLKLWL, encoded by the coding sequence GTGACAAATGGAACAAGCAAAGAATTATTTCTATCAGAGATAAAGGCTCAAATAATCACCAAGAAGAAAAACGTTCTGCTGGGCGTTTCGTTTGGTGCGCTGGTTGCGCAAGATATTGCCAGCGCTGTTTCGGCAGAAACACTCATAGTAATTTCGTCTGCAACTGAGCAGGCCGAGATTCCAAGATTCTACAAAGGTTCATTAGCGAAATTCGTTCTGCGAATGATGCCCAACCGATTATTGAACAAGCCCAATTTTCTCATAAACCACATGTTCTCAGTACAGACGAATGATGGCCAAAAAACTTTAGGCGATATCATTAGAGACACTGACCCTACTTTTATTCGGTGGGCCATAGCATATCTACAGCAATGGCAGAAGCCGAATTTATCGACCGTTAAGCATATTTACCGAATTCACGGCGAAGGAGACCGAATTTTTCCAAATGTGAATGCGGCGCCAGAAACGTCGTTCGTTCACGGGGGACACTTTGCGATTTACGAAACGGCCGATGAAGTAAATAGATGCCTAAAGCTCTGGCTATAG
- a CDS encoding nuclear transport factor 2 family protein, whose protein sequence is MHGIQKSAITELEERLVDYIKTSDTDQLDKVLHDDLLFIAPNGTVVTKAMDMASHKAGDMIVHSLVLKIEQISTIGDTAISITVYETNGVMLGQSIQGKFRYIRVWQEFPDGFKVIGGSCCKI, encoded by the coding sequence ATGCACGGCATTCAGAAATCAGCAATAACCGAACTAGAAGAACGGTTGGTTGACTATATCAAAACAAGCGATACAGATCAGTTAGATAAAGTACTACATGACGATCTGCTATTCATAGCACCGAATGGTACTGTGGTCACGAAGGCAATGGACATGGCCTCACATAAAGCAGGTGATATGATCGTGCACTCGTTGGTCTTAAAGATTGAGCAAATAAGTACAATTGGTGATACGGCGATTTCTATAACGGTCTATGAAACTAACGGAGTCATGCTGGGCCAATCGATACAAGGCAAATTCAGGTATATTCGAGTATGGCAAGAGTTTCCTGATGGTTTCAAGGTAATTGGTGGCAGCTGCTGCAAAATCTGA